CATAATTAACAGCAGAAAACTCACTGTATTCTTTAACCCTAACAGGGTATAAATGGCAAGAAACAGGTTTTTTCCAATCAACTACTCCTTGGTTGTATGCTTCTTCAATAGCGCATAAAGCAGTTTGTTTTTCATCAAAAATAACATAAGCACAATCAGCACCGTCAATTAAAGGAGTTTCTAGTTCTCCAAAGTCACTTGTAACCCACGTACCCTGTTTTTCAATAGCAGCAATACCCTCTTTGCGAAGAAATGGCTTTATTTTAGGATATATGTCTTCTAATATCTTAGTTTCTTCTTTGTCTAATGGCGCACCAGCATCTCCATCAATACAACAAGCACCTTTACAGGCAGATAGGTTACAAACAAAATCTTTATCTATAAGGTCTTCAGATACAATAGTTTTTCCTAATTGAAACATAAAAATAGTTTAAGTTGGAAGTTTACGATAACTTCACATAAAATTTAAATGCAAAAATACTAGATTGTGACATTACTTATATAATTTTGCACACGAAAAACAAAATATTATGGATTTTAACTTCAAAGAAATTTTAACTGCCTTTATGGTATTGTTTGCGGTAATTGATATTATTGGAAACATCCCTATTATTATTGACCTGCGTAAAAAAGTTGGGCACATACAATCAGAAAAAGCATCGGTTATTGCGGGTTTTATAATGATTTTATTTTTATTTGTTGGTAAACAGTTATTGGGTTTAATTGGTGTTGATGTACATTCTTTTGCAGTTGCAGGTGCATTTATTTTATTTTTTATTGCCTTAGAAATGATTTTAGGAATTACTTTATATAAAGATGACGATGATGAAGAAACGTTAACGGCAACAGTTTTTCCGCTTGCTTTTCCATTAATTGCAGGGCCGGGGAGTTTAACAACACTTTTATCTTTGCGTGCAGAATTTCATATATCAAATATAATTGTTGCAGTTTTGTTAAACGTACTAGTTATCTACATTGTGTTAAAAACATCTCCCAAAATTGAAAAATTTATTGGTAATAATGGTATTAAAATAATTAGAAAAATATTTGGTGTTATATTATTAGCTATTGCTGTAAGATTATTTGCAGAGAATATAAAAGTATTATTAGCATAAATGATTTTTGACGTTTTAATTATCGGTGGTGGTGTTTCGGGCATGCAATGCGCATTAGTCTTAGGTTCTGCACATAAGAAAGAATACGCTAAAAATAAAAAAATAGGCATTTTAATTCACCAACGAGCTTCTCATCTAGAAAGTGCTTTGTTTAATAATGTTTTAGGATTACCTGAAGGAACATTAGGTAAGGATATTTTAATTGAAGGAAAAGAACAATTAAAAAGTCAATATCCTAGTGTATCTCAAATAGAAAATGAAAAGGTTGTAGCTGTTTTTGATAATGAGAATGGGTATAAAATAATTACAAACAAGGAAGAGTATTATAGTAAATCAGTTGTTATAGCATTAAATTATGCGAAGCCATTTGAAATAGCAGGATTAGAACAATATATAGAGCCACATATGAGAGCAAATGCTATGAAAGATAGAATTCAGCTGCGTAACTTTAATCACTTAATTAAAAAAGGCTTATATGTTTGCGGAACTTTAGCCGGTTGGCGTAGCCAATTTGCAATAGCTGCAGGTAGCGGAGCAAGTGTAGCTACCGATATATTAACAGAATGGAATGCTAATATTTCAACGAAAGTACATGATAAAATTACAGTGAATAAATAATAATACTATTGGTTAGTTTTTAAATTAGCCAATAGCACTTTTTTAAAAGTTCTTCCGATAGGTAATTTCTCATTGTTAATAAACAAGTTTGTACCTGTGAACTTTACTATTTTTTTTTTATTTATAATATATGATTTGTGTATTTGTATGAATTTACTTTCGTCTAAAGTATCTTTCCAGTTTTTTAAAGAATCAATAATTGTTAGTTTTTTATCAATAGTATAAAACGTAACATAATTTCTATCAGATTCTAAATATAAAAGATCTTCTACATACAGTTTGTGTATAGTCTTATCTACATTTATAAAAAGAACTTCTTTTTCTATCGAAGGTTTAGTGTTTAATTGCTTTTCAACTTTAGCGATGGCTTTTAAAAAACGATCAAAAGAAAAAGGTTTTACAAGATAATCAACAATAGTGTCTAATTCAAAACTAGTAACAGCATAATCAGGGTAGGCAGTTGTAATAACTATTTTAGGTGGGTTTTTTATTGTTTTTATAAAATCTAACCCAGAAATATCAGGTAAATTAATGTCTAAAAAAATGGTATCTATTGTATTGTCTTTTAAAAAAGTATTTGCACTAATTGCAGTTTGAAAAGTATTTACCAAGTTAAGATCAGGAATCTTTCGAATGTAGTTTTTTATAATGTTTTGTGCAGGAAGTTCATCTTCTATAATAATACAAGTCATAAGCATTTATAGTAAATTTAAAGATAGTGATACTTTAAAAACAGTAGTTTTATCAGTAACTAATTCATATTTGTTCTTATATAATAAATCCAATCGTTTTTTAAGGTTTTTTAAACCAATAGCATTCGGGCTTTTTACTGTTTTTTCATTATAATTATTTTTACAAATACAGGTCAATATATTTTCTTTCACGCTAATATTTATATCAATAACACTGTTAATAGTACTGTGCTTAAAAGCATTTTCTATAATAGTAATCAGTAATAAAGGAGCTATTTTATAATGTTCTTTATCTGTTGAGGTTTGATAGTTAATTTGCTTAAGCCCTTCAGTTCTAATTTTATGAAAAGCAATATAATTATCTATAAACTGAATTTCTTTAGACAAACTTACCTTTTCAGAATTGCTTTCATATAAAACATGTTTTAGATTATCTGATAATCTTAAAATTAAATCAGGCGCTTTACCTGGTTTTTCAATTGAATATGAATAAATAGTGTTTAAGTTGTTAAATAAAACATGTGGGTTTATCTGTGATTTCAAAAATTTCAATTCCATTTCTGTTCTTTCTTGTTGTATTTTTTCTACCTCTTCTGCTGTATCAATATATCTAAAAAGCATCCATATAAAAGAAAAAAACAATAGCGGAGTTAATGTTTGCCAAAGATAATCACTCAAACATTTCATAATTGAACATCCGCAGCGCGCAAAAACATTGCAATATAATTGTGTTGCTAAAAATGACATCAATAAAAAAACGAAACTATAAAGCACATACCATCTCTTTTTTACAAAAAAAGGCAGTAGAATCTGATTGTTTGTATAAACGATAAGAACAAGAATGAAAAAATACTGTAAAAATGGATTTTCAGCCCAATAATAGCGTGTAAAAACAAATAGCGATACAAATACAAATAAGATCCAAAAGAGGACGTGAATTAACACCTGAGCGCTATGTTTTCTATTTAGTTTAATCATGGTTATTGAAAGTAACTAAAATTTGATGGTTTAACAAAATAATAAGTACCAAAGGTTATTTGGCAAGTATGTACTACTGTTTTTAATAATTAATTGTAGTTAATATAGCTTTCTTTGATGTATATCCGTTTGTTTTTTTTATAGAACATAAAGGATATAGATTTGAGTAAAAAACATAAAAACACATGAAGATAACAATAACAATTCTACTTTTTTTAATCAGCAATTTAGTTGTAGGACAAGATATTAATAAAACAACTAAAAGTAGTAAAGGTAAATTGATGTTATTAGGTAAAACTGATAAAAAAGCTTTTGATATACAGGGTTTTACTTGGTTCCATAAAAATTATGAAGCGTATATTACAAATGATAAAATAGTTAATAAATTAAAAACCTCACTTAAAAACTATTCAATTAAAGCTTTTTATGGTAGTTGGTGTGGAGATAGCAAAAGAGAACTTCCCAAATTTTATAAAGTAATTGATCAAGCCAATTTTGATAAAGATCAATTAGAAATGATTGCTGTAGATAGAAAACCGGAAGCATATAAAGCATCACCAAACGGTGAAGAAAAAGGATTAAATATTCACAGAGTTCCGACTTTTATTTTTTATAAAAACAATAAAGAAGTTGGTAGAATTGTTGAGTACCCAAAGCAAGATTTTGAACGTGATTTACTTACAATCACTAATGGTAAAAAATATACTCCACAATATGTCGTTGCAGAACATTTAAATAAATTAATGATTGATAAGACGCTAGATGAATTAAAGAAAAATGAAAAAGAACTTATTGCCTCGTTAGTTGAATTTACAAAAGGAAGTAGAGAGCTTAATACTTTTGGGTATAAATTACTTAGATCTAAGAATATTAGTAAAGCTTTTTTTGTTTTTGAATTGAATACTAAAATGTACCCATATAAATACAATGTTTTTGATAGTTTAGGAGAAGCGTATTACACAATAAAAAATTACAATCAATCATTAATTAATTATGATAAAGTTTTACAATTAAAGCCGAATGATAAAAACGCTTTAGAGATGATAGGAAAAATAAAAAAAGAGATGATTTAATATATGTATTCTATGTTTTTTAGTAAAACGTAAATTTATAAGAGTAGTTAACTAGTAAAAGAAGTAGTACTGTTTAGGTTGTTAGGCATTTTCCTTTTTAATCTAAAGGAAGCTGTAATCCTTTCATGAAAATTATTAAATAGAATATATGAAAAACAAGAACAATTATTGTGTGTTGTTAATAAAGCAAACAAAACACCTCTTAGTTATTGCTGTTTTGTTAGTAGTAATTCAATCTTGCTCAAAAACGACTCAACTTCAAAGTTGTTGGAATAAGCAAGCAGATACCACAGATAAAAATCTTATTACCTTTTTTTTCAAGGAAGAGTTAAATAAGCTTGGACATAATTTTGAGCCATGGGAAAAAACAAAATATTCAATAATTGGAAATATATGGGTTAATCAAAATCGTTTTTTAAAACTAGATACATTAACAATAAACAGCAAAGCAAAATATTATTCTAAAATTGAATATTCTAAGAATACGCTATTACATTTAGATTATGGAAACAAAGAATTAAGTTCAATTACTAATGATATATATTTAAAACAATTAATTAAATCAGCACGATACACTCCAGTTTATTTACTTAATCATTTTGTTGAAAACAGCAATAAATTAGATATAAATACAGGTGTTATAAACAATGTTTATTCAATAAACATAGGTAAGATTCCTGTTA
This genomic stretch from Tenacibaculum sp. Bg11-29 harbors:
- a CDS encoding thioredoxin family protein, whose protein sequence is MKITITILLFLISNLVVGQDINKTTKSSKGKLMLLGKTDKKAFDIQGFTWFHKNYEAYITNDKIVNKLKTSLKNYSIKAFYGSWCGDSKRELPKFYKVIDQANFDKDQLEMIAVDRKPEAYKASPNGEEKGLNIHRVPTFIFYKNNKEVGRIVEYPKQDFERDLLTITNGKKYTPQYVVAEHLNKLMIDKTLDELKKNEKELIASLVEFTKGSRELNTFGYKLLRSKNISKAFFVFELNTKMYPYKYNVFDSLGEAYYTIKNYNQSLINYDKVLQLKPNDKNALEMIGKIKKEMI
- a CDS encoding LytTR family DNA-binding domain-containing protein gives rise to the protein MTCIIIEDELPAQNIIKNYIRKIPDLNLVNTFQTAISANTFLKDNTIDTIFLDINLPDISGLDFIKTIKNPPKIVITTAYPDYAVTSFELDTIVDYLVKPFSFDRFLKAIAKVEKQLNTKPSIEKEVLFINVDKTIHKLYVEDLLYLESDRNYVTFYTIDKKLTIIDSLKNWKDTLDESKFIQIHKSYIINKKKIVKFTGTNLFINNEKLPIGRTFKKVLLANLKTNQ
- a CDS encoding NAD(P)/FAD-dependent oxidoreductase; this encodes MIFDVLIIGGGVSGMQCALVLGSAHKKEYAKNKKIGILIHQRASHLESALFNNVLGLPEGTLGKDILIEGKEQLKSQYPSVSQIENEKVVAVFDNENGYKIITNKEEYYSKSVVIALNYAKPFEIAGLEQYIEPHMRANAMKDRIQLRNFNHLIKKGLYVCGTLAGWRSQFAIAAGSGASVATDILTEWNANISTKVHDKITVNK
- a CDS encoding MarC family protein yields the protein MDFNFKEILTAFMVLFAVIDIIGNIPIIIDLRKKVGHIQSEKASVIAGFIMILFLFVGKQLLGLIGVDVHSFAVAGAFILFFIALEMILGITLYKDDDDEETLTATVFPLAFPLIAGPGSLTTLLSLRAEFHISNIIVAVLLNVLVIYIVLKTSPKIEKFIGNNGIKIIRKIFGVILLAIAVRLFAENIKVLLA
- a CDS encoding sensor histidine kinase yields the protein MSDYLWQTLTPLLFFSFIWMLFRYIDTAEEVEKIQQERTEMELKFLKSQINPHVLFNNLNTIYSYSIEKPGKAPDLILRLSDNLKHVLYESNSEKVSLSKEIQFIDNYIAFHKIRTEGLKQINYQTSTDKEHYKIAPLLLITIIENAFKHSTINSVIDINISVKENILTCICKNNYNEKTVKSPNAIGLKNLKKRLDLLYKNKYELVTDKTTVFKVSLSLNLL
- a CDS encoding DUF3109 family protein — protein: MFQLGKTIVSEDLIDKDFVCNLSACKGACCIDGDAGAPLDKEETKILEDIYPKIKPFLRKEGIAAIEKQGTWVTSDFGELETPLIDGADCAYVIFDEKQTALCAIEEAYNQGVVDWKKPVSCHLYPVRVKEYSEFSAVNYDKWEICDDACSLGKELQVPVYKFVKQALVRKFGQNWYDELEILVEKRKK